In [Clostridium] cellulosi, one genomic interval encodes:
- a CDS encoding hypothetical protein (Family membership), producing MKPSAFGFARCINNDENVLGVEDMDIDLIITAAAAICGIIFGWIGCRRGIKKDYESEGALKSNTEYIKRRIDDVLLEQKDTNRIINNLTERVTRVEESSKQAHKRLDGIEQRLAN from the coding sequence ATGAAGCCGTCTGCTTTTGGATTTGCCCGCTGTATTAATAATGATGAAAATGTTCTGGGAGTGGAGGATATGGATATAGATTTAATAATAACTGCGGCTGCGGCAATTTGCGGCATAATCTTTGGGTGGATTGGCTGCAGAAGAGGGATTAAAAAAGACTATGAGAGCGAGGGCGCACTTAAAAGCAACACAGAGTATATAAAGCGGCGCATTGACGACGTGCTGCTTGAACAGAAGGATACGAACAGAATCATCAACAATTTGACCGAGCGTGTTACCCGGGTCGAGGAGAGTTCAAAACAGGCGCACAAAAGGCTTGACGGCATTGAACAAAGGCTTGCGAATTAA
- a CDS encoding putative membrane protein (Hypothetical protein) codes for MKNVYKTAARFFKRRWHIIALVLISVLSFGLNFFAISKNGVGNTYYAAAIKSMTQSFKNFFFVSFDPAGMVSVDKPPLGLWIQALFVLIFGYHGWAMMLPQALAGTGSCLLIYFLTKKYFGRAAGLLSALIFAVTPAVVVVSRNNTMDMQLIFFLLVTVWFFFKSIEKSKWRYLFIAAVFVGLAFNIKMLQAYTILPAFAIVYLIFSKQKFLKRLLAGLTATAIMAAVSFAWAIVVDLYPSSSRPYVDSSTNNTVLNLIIGHNGLERIYGQGAGMGVGIFRDGAGRNDGGTLPIMPGQRQYGGRTLPAIPWKGQYDGNTPPAQDEDNGSAQDNKSAQRQGNNNFRPAPGQNKGHAGTADSNGAGSTRDAGDNANGPRQQFDGGFTRNRPDGSGKVMGDNGRNGGNNGNDIGTASIIRLWNSSLYGQASWLLIFSLFGLAAFISKSSLKKPTLKLVVLTLWYIWLVTMFVFFSFAGFYHQYYLCMLAPQIAVLSGAGFVGMFRYFKYRKGIKQILLPVSLAATLAVELYHVWSYSALRAWLIPIMAVSGTAALILMAIYLLKPRRPMQALISIFTMVSLLAAPVYWSLTPVMYVPNATMPYAGPELAFRGGMGGGAVQNNTENPQSSLEKYLVKNYKPGSYLVVAQRASDVAQLIIDTGLPAVAYGGFLGSDNSLSVSKLKQLVAEGKVTYFLVSRFGGGRGNSELISYVEQNAVKVDASEYGGTSGFGIGSELYCFKTTGK; via the coding sequence ATGAAAAATGTATATAAAACTGCGGCCCGTTTTTTTAAACGCCGCTGGCATATCATCGCGCTTGTTTTGATATCGGTTCTTTCCTTTGGGCTAAACTTTTTTGCGATTTCCAAAAACGGCGTTGGAAATACCTATTACGCGGCCGCGATAAAAAGCATGACCCAGAGCTTTAAGAACTTCTTTTTTGTTTCATTTGACCCTGCAGGCATGGTATCTGTCGACAAGCCCCCGCTCGGATTGTGGATTCAAGCGCTGTTTGTGCTTATTTTCGGCTACCACGGCTGGGCGATGATGCTTCCGCAGGCCCTTGCGGGTACTGGTTCCTGCCTGCTTATATATTTTCTGACAAAGAAGTATTTCGGGCGCGCAGCCGGCCTTTTGTCCGCCCTTATATTTGCGGTGACGCCTGCCGTTGTTGTAGTATCCCGAAACAACACAATGGACATGCAGTTGATTTTCTTCCTGCTCGTCACAGTATGGTTCTTCTTCAAATCCATTGAAAAATCAAAATGGCGTTACCTTTTTATCGCGGCGGTGTTTGTAGGGCTCGCTTTTAATATAAAAATGCTTCAGGCTTATACCATACTGCCCGCGTTCGCAATTGTGTATCTGATTTTTTCAAAGCAAAAATTCCTAAAAAGGCTCCTTGCGGGACTGACTGCGACTGCCATTATGGCGGCAGTTTCATTCGCTTGGGCGATAGTTGTAGACCTATATCCTTCTTCGTCCCGCCCTTATGTGGACAGTTCAACAAACAACACCGTCCTTAATCTAATTATCGGCCATAACGGCCTTGAACGGATCTATGGACAGGGAGCAGGTATGGGCGTCGGCATATTCAGAGACGGCGCAGGTCGGAACGATGGCGGAACACTGCCTATAATGCCAGGCCAGCGTCAATACGGCGGCCGCACTCTGCCCGCCATACCCTGGAAAGGTCAATATGACGGCAATACCCCGCCCGCTCAAGACGAGGATAACGGCAGTGCTCAAGACAACAAGTCTGCCCAACGACAAGGCAACAACAACTTTAGGCCCGCTCCCGGACAAAATAAAGGCCATGCGGGTACGGCAGATTCAAACGGCGCCGGCAGCACACGGGATGCCGGTGATAATGCGAACGGGCCCCGCCAGCAATTTGACGGCGGTTTTACCAGAAACAGGCCCGACGGTAGCGGAAAGGTCATGGGCGATAACGGCAGAAATGGCGGAAACAACGGCAACGATATAGGTACTGCTTCTATAATACGCCTTTGGAACAGCAGCCTTTACGGTCAAGCCTCATGGCTTCTGATTTTCTCGCTGTTCGGTTTGGCTGCCTTTATCAGCAAGTCCAGCCTTAAAAAGCCTACATTAAAACTTGTCGTTTTGACACTATGGTATATCTGGCTCGTGACCATGTTCGTATTTTTCAGCTTCGCGGGATTTTATCATCAGTATTACCTCTGTATGCTGGCTCCGCAGATTGCGGTTCTTTCGGGCGCAGGGTTTGTCGGGATGTTCAGGTACTTCAAATACCGAAAGGGCATAAAACAAATTTTGCTCCCTGTGTCACTCGCCGCCACCCTCGCGGTTGAACTCTACCACGTTTGGAGCTATTCGGCCTTGAGGGCTTGGCTTATACCCATTATGGCTGTAAGCGGCACTGCTGCCCTTATTCTGATGGCCATCTACCTGCTCAAGCCAAGAAGGCCAATGCAAGCACTCATATCTATCTTTACAATGGTATCACTGCTTGCGGCGCCCGTTTACTGGTCGCTTACGCCGGTTATGTACGTTCCAAACGCCACAATGCCCTACGCCGGCCCGGAGCTTGCTTTCCGAGGCGGTATGGGAGGCGGAGCGGTGCAGAACAACACGGAAAATCCCCAGTCAAGCCTTGAAAAATACCTTGTCAAAAACTATAAACCGGGCAGCTATCTTGTAGTTGCGCAAAGGGCTTCCGACGTCGCGCAGCTAATAATTGATACGGGGCTGCCGGCGGTCGCTTACGGCGGCTTTCTGGGCTCAGATAACTCATTGTCGGTCTCTAAACTCAAACAGCTTGTGGCGGAAGGCAAAGTCACATACTTCTTGGTCTCAAGATTTGGCGGCGGACGTGGTAATTCGGAGCTTATCTCCTATGTCGAGCAAAACGCCGTCAAGGTCGACGCTTCAGAATACGGTGGCACTTCAGGCTTTGGCATAGGCTCGGAACTTTACTGCTTTAAAACTACAGGCAAATGA
- a CDS encoding hypothetical protein (High confidence in function and specificity) yields the protein MKQSEFIGKVKGGAQESMKNYGILASLTIAQAILESGWGEHAPGNNLFGIKANGWKGKTQILTTTEYVNGRAVKVKAAFRVYGSWDESIADHAKFLVTNARYKNLIGEKNYKLACQKIQSDGYATSPTYAQKLIKLIEQYNLTQYDNLSQENKAEKAKERVYTVKKGDCLSKIGAQMGCRWQDIAALNGIRAPYIIRVGQVLKLPAAEGKTYTVKKGDCLSKIAAKYNTTYQKLAALNGIKPPYIIYVGQKLKIN from the coding sequence ATGAAACAGTCAGAATTTATCGGAAAGGTCAAGGGCGGCGCGCAGGAGAGCATGAAGAATTACGGCATTTTGGCGTCGCTGACGATTGCCCAGGCGATTCTTGAAAGCGGATGGGGCGAACATGCGCCGGGCAACAACCTTTTCGGTATCAAGGCAAACGGATGGAAAGGCAAAACGCAGATTCTCACAACAACTGAATATGTAAACGGGCGAGCCGTTAAAGTAAAGGCGGCGTTCAGAGTCTATGGCTCATGGGACGAAAGCATAGCTGACCACGCAAAGTTTTTAGTAACCAATGCGCGCTATAAAAACCTTATCGGCGAGAAAAATTACAAGCTCGCCTGCCAAAAAATCCAGAGCGACGGCTACGCCACGAGCCCGACCTATGCGCAGAAACTTATAAAACTGATTGAACAGTACAACTTGACCCAATATGATAACTTGTCCCAAGAGAACAAGGCGGAAAAAGCAAAGGAGCGGGTATATACAGTCAAAAAGGGCGATTGCTTATCAAAGATTGGCGCCCAGATGGGGTGCAGGTGGCAGGATATAGCGGCCCTCAACGGGATACGCGCGCCGTACATTATAAGAGTCGGACAGGTTCTAAAGCTGCCCGCGGCGGAGGGCAAGACCTATACGGTTAAGAAGGGCGACTGCTTGAGTAAAATAGCCGCCAAATACAATACGACTTATCAAAAGCTTGCCGCCCTCAATGGCATTAAGCCGCCGTACATTATTTATGTCGGACAAAAATTAAAGATAAACTGA
- a CDS encoding putative membrane protein (Hypothetical protein): MSMDIKEIAIIGAALAAIAVVYGLAKFLSKKKVNTGGLLSAIDMGLNIVQPIADVLKPLLPGIAGEVVDTVLKYANGAVCAAEKTYKDALLTGENVDDTRQADCIDMVKKALMASGIEITEDTEKLINAVVPVFVLFLPKTHETTPTAIEEN, from the coding sequence ATGAGCATGGATATCAAAGAAATCGCAATTATCGGTGCAGCCCTTGCCGCGATAGCGGTTGTCTACGGGCTGGCAAAATTTTTAAGTAAGAAAAAAGTAAATACAGGGGGGCTGCTTTCGGCTATAGATATGGGGCTTAATATCGTTCAGCCTATTGCCGATGTCCTCAAGCCGCTGCTTCCCGGTATCGCAGGAGAAGTAGTCGACACTGTGCTTAAATATGCAAACGGGGCGGTCTGTGCAGCGGAAAAAACGTATAAGGACGCGCTTTTGACTGGTGAGAACGTCGATGATACCCGGCAGGCCGACTGCATTGACATGGTAAAGAAAGCCCTCATGGCGAGCGGAATCGAAATCACCGAGGACACCGAAAAACTCATCAATGCCGTTGTGCCTGTGTTTGTATTGTTTTTGCCCAAAACCCATGAGACTACGCCGACGGCAATAGAAGAAAATTAG
- a CDS encoding permease (High confidence in function and specificity) produces the protein MRNLSIIISNFIKTTFRSLKYRDFRLFWFGQCISLTGTWLQRTAQVWLVYTLTESPLMVGIIGVCQFMPLMLFSLFAGVIVDRFPKKKILLFTQIVFMLQAGLMTVLTFTGAIRVEHVLVLSVIYGLNQTLDTPARQSFFIHLVGRENVTNAISLNSTIFNLARIVGPALSGFLMVKFSMVFCFFMNTVSFIPVIAGIAMIKSGGEVPHHVTGHVLSQVAGGLRYVFKNDTLILNMLAMAVFCTFAMNNDVIIPVFAREVLGRGAEGYTGLLSASGIGAFIGAIVLAYISRHGMNKKMLLFAGTLSATIQVLMYFSRQYLLSALLLAAIGFINIAFLNTANSIFQLNSSDEYRGRVMSVYAFLNQGSTPIGNFFAGTAMEHLGGEYGYISCGGVTLLALAIIFVLRRKTVKSWLAE, from the coding sequence TTGCGAAATTTATCAATTATTATCAGCAATTTTATCAAAACAACCTTTCGATCATTAAAATACCGGGACTTCAGGCTGTTTTGGTTCGGTCAGTGTATTTCGCTGACAGGCACCTGGCTTCAGCGCACAGCGCAGGTCTGGCTCGTCTACACTTTGACCGAATCCCCGCTGATGGTCGGCATTATCGGCGTATGTCAGTTTATGCCGTTGATGCTCTTTTCATTGTTTGCAGGTGTAATTGTCGACCGTTTTCCAAAGAAGAAAATCCTTCTTTTTACCCAGATTGTCTTTATGCTTCAGGCCGGCCTTATGACGGTTTTAACGTTTACGGGTGCCATCCGTGTGGAGCATGTCCTTGTTTTGAGTGTTATTTACGGGCTTAACCAAACGCTTGATACGCCCGCACGTCAGTCATTCTTTATACACTTGGTGGGCAGGGAAAATGTTACGAACGCCATTTCGCTCAACTCAACAATCTTCAACCTTGCCCGAATCGTAGGACCTGCACTCTCAGGTTTTTTGATGGTCAAATTCAGCATGGTATTCTGCTTCTTTATGAATACCGTCAGCTTCATACCCGTTATTGCCGGAATTGCAATGATAAAATCCGGAGGCGAAGTGCCGCATCACGTCACTGGCCACGTTTTATCACAGGTAGCCGGCGGATTGCGCTATGTCTTTAAAAACGACACCTTAATTTTAAATATGCTTGCGATGGCAGTTTTCTGCACATTCGCCATGAACAATGACGTAATCATTCCGGTTTTTGCCCGCGAAGTCCTCGGGCGCGGCGCTGAAGGCTATACTGGCCTTTTGAGCGCTTCCGGCATCGGTGCATTTATCGGCGCCATCGTACTCGCCTATATAAGCCGCCACGGAATGAATAAAAAAATGCTGCTATTCGCTGGAACGCTTTCGGCGACAATACAAGTATTAATGTATTTTTCACGTCAGTATCTCCTAAGCGCTTTGCTGCTTGCAGCAATAGGGTTCATAAACATTGCATTTCTCAATACTGCCAACTCTATATTTCAACTGAACTCATCAGATGAATATCGGGGCAGGGTCATGAGCGTCTATGCATTTTTAAATCAGGGTTCAACGCCAATCGGCAACTTTTTCGCCGGTACGGCGATGGAACACCTCGGCGGCGAATACGGGTATATATCCTGCGGCGGCGTTACGCTTCTGGCGCTCGCAATAATTTTTGTCCTTCGGCGCAAAACCGTTAAGAGCTGGTTGGCTGAATAA